One stretch of Streptomyces agglomeratus DNA includes these proteins:
- a CDS encoding VIT1/CCC1 transporter family protein: MAIIETEATLHEAHRDNHTHRDVNGGWLRPAVFGAMDGLVSNLALMTGVAGGSVGQQTIIITGLAGLAAGAFSMAAGEYTSVASQRELVEAELDVERRELRKHPKDELEELAALYESRGVDAALAREVATQLSRDPEQALEIHAREELGIDPGDLPSPLVAAVSSFGAFALGALLPVLPYLLGASTMWPAVVLALVGLFACGALVAKVTARSWWFSGVRQLALGGAAAGVTYALGALFGTAVG, encoded by the coding sequence ATGGCCATCATCGAGACCGAGGCGACGCTCCACGAGGCGCACCGCGACAACCACACGCACCGTGACGTCAATGGGGGTTGGCTGCGCCCGGCGGTCTTCGGCGCCATGGACGGCCTGGTCTCGAATCTGGCCCTGATGACCGGGGTGGCCGGCGGGTCCGTGGGGCAGCAGACGATCATCATCACCGGGCTCGCGGGGCTGGCCGCCGGTGCCTTCTCCATGGCCGCCGGTGAATACACCTCGGTCGCCTCGCAGCGTGAGCTCGTCGAGGCCGAACTCGACGTGGAACGCCGGGAGTTGCGCAAGCACCCCAAGGACGAGCTGGAGGAGCTCGCCGCGCTCTACGAGTCGCGGGGGGTCGACGCCGCGCTGGCGCGCGAGGTCGCCACCCAGCTCTCCAGGGATCCCGAGCAGGCGCTGGAGATTCACGCCCGCGAGGAGCTCGGGATCGACCCTGGAGACCTTCCCTCACCCCTGGTCGCCGCCGTATCGTCGTTCGGGGCGTTCGCGCTGGGCGCCCTGCTGCCCGTACTGCCGTACCTCCTCGGGGCCTCGACGATGTGGCCCGCGGTGGTGCTCGCGCTCGTCGGGCTCTTCGCCTGCGGGGCACTCGTGGCGAAGGTGACGGCGCGGTCGTGGTGGTTCAGTGGAGTCAGGCAGCTGGCCCTGGGCGGGGCGGCCGCCGGTGTGACCTACGCCCTCGGCGCTCTGTTCGGAACAGCCGTAGGGTGA
- the gltB gene encoding glutamate synthase large subunit — protein MRSDAWSPMDGRPAQQGMYDPRNEHDACGVGFVATLTGVASHELVEQALTVLRNLEHRGATGSEPDSGDGAGILLQVPDAFLREVTAFDLPEAGAYAVGIGFLPADGSAQAVSRIEAIAAEEGLDVLGWREVPVTPQLLGNGARATMPAFGQLFVADGTSTGLELDRKAFVLRKRAERETGVYFPSLSARTIVYKGMLTTGQLEPFFPDLSDRRFATTVALVHSRFSTNTFPSWPLAHPYRFVAHNGEINTVKGNRNWMKARESQLASDLFGADKLERIFPVCTPDASDSASFDEVLELLHLGGRSLPHAVLMMVPEAWENHDSMDPARRAFYQYHATMMEPWDGPACVTFTDGTQVGAVLDRNGLRPGRYWVTDDGLVVLSSEVGVLDIDPAKVVRKGRLQPGKMFLVDTAEHRIIEDDEIKAGLAAEAPYQEWLEAGEIELEDLPEREHIVHTHASVTRRQQTFGYTEEELRVILAPMARTGGEPLGSMGTDSPIAALSERPRLLFDYFTQLFAQVTNPPLDAIREELVTSLRSSLGPQGNILEPTAATCRNVTLPFPVIDNDELAKLIHINADGDMPGMTAATLSGLYRVSGGGDALAARIEEICAEADAAIEAGARLIVLSDRHSDAEHAPIPSLLLTSAVHHHLIRTKQRTQVGLLVEAGDVREVHHVALLIGFGAAAVNPYLAMESVEDLVRAGTFIEGAEPEQAIRNLIYALGKGVLKVMSKMGISTVASYRGAQVFEAVGLDEAFVEKYFNGTATKIGGAGLDVVAKEVAARHAKAYPASGIAASHRALEIGGEYQWRREGEPHLFDPETVFRLQHATRGRRYDIFKQYTDRVNEQSERLMTLRGLFGFKSGRTPISIDEVEPVSEIVKRFSTGAMSYGSISQEAHETLAIAMNQLGGKSNTGEGGEDAERLYDPARRSSIKQVASGRFGVTSEYLVNADDIQIKMAQGAKPGEGGQLPGHKVYPWVAKTRHSTPGVGLISPPPHHDIYSIEDLAQLIHDLKNANPAARIHVKLVSEVGVGTVAAGVSKAHADVVLISGHDGGTGASPLTSLKHAGGPWELGLAETQQTLLLNGLRDRIVVQTDGQLKTGRDVIIAALLGAEEFGFATAPLVVSGCVMMRVCHLDTCPVGIATQNPVLRDRFSGKAEYVVNFFQFIAEEVRELLAELGFRTLEEAVGHAELLDTDAAVDHWKAQGLDLEPLFYVPELPEGAVRHQVTTQDHALEKALDNELIKLAADALAVDSAEAAGPVRAQVAIRNINRTVGTMLGHEVTKKFGGAGLPDDTIDITFTGSAGQSFGAFVPRGVTLRLEGDANDYVGKGLSGGRIIVRPDRGADHLAEYSTIAGNTIAYGATSGELFLRGRTGERFCVRNSGATVVSEGVGDHGCEYMTGGRAVVLGETGRNFAAGMSGGVAYVIDLDPDNVNSGNAGAVEALDDTDKLWLHDVVRRHEEETGSTVASKLLAEWDTAVARFSKIIPSTYKAVLAAKDAAELAGLSEQETTEKMMEAATNG, from the coding sequence ATGCGTTCCGACGCCTGGTCGCCCATGGACGGTCGCCCCGCCCAGCAGGGGATGTACGACCCCCGTAACGAGCACGACGCCTGCGGCGTCGGCTTTGTGGCCACCCTCACCGGTGTGGCCAGCCATGAGCTGGTCGAGCAGGCGCTGACCGTACTGCGCAATCTCGAACACCGCGGTGCCACCGGATCCGAGCCCGACTCCGGCGACGGCGCCGGCATCCTGCTCCAGGTCCCCGACGCGTTCCTGCGCGAGGTCACCGCGTTCGACCTTCCCGAGGCCGGCGCGTACGCCGTCGGTATCGGTTTCCTCCCCGCCGACGGCTCCGCACAGGCCGTCTCGCGGATCGAGGCGATCGCGGCCGAGGAAGGGCTCGACGTCCTTGGATGGCGTGAGGTCCCCGTCACTCCCCAGCTGCTGGGCAACGGCGCCCGCGCCACCATGCCGGCCTTCGGCCAGCTCTTCGTGGCGGACGGTACGTCGACGGGTCTTGAGCTGGACCGCAAGGCGTTCGTCCTGCGCAAGCGCGCCGAGCGCGAGACCGGTGTCTACTTCCCGTCGCTCTCCGCGCGCACCATCGTCTACAAGGGCATGCTCACCACCGGGCAGCTGGAGCCGTTCTTCCCGGACCTGTCCGACCGGCGCTTCGCGACCACGGTCGCCCTCGTTCACTCGCGCTTCTCGACGAACACCTTCCCGAGCTGGCCGCTGGCCCACCCGTACCGCTTCGTCGCGCACAACGGCGAGATCAACACGGTCAAGGGCAACCGCAACTGGATGAAGGCCCGCGAGTCCCAGCTCGCGTCCGACCTCTTCGGTGCGGACAAGCTGGAGCGGATCTTCCCCGTCTGTACGCCCGACGCCTCCGACTCCGCGTCCTTCGACGAGGTGCTGGAACTGCTGCACCTGGGCGGCCGCTCGCTGCCGCACGCGGTGCTGATGATGGTCCCCGAGGCGTGGGAGAACCACGACTCCATGGACCCGGCCCGCCGCGCGTTCTACCAGTACCACGCCACGATGATGGAGCCCTGGGACGGCCCGGCCTGCGTCACCTTCACCGACGGCACCCAGGTCGGCGCCGTACTCGACCGCAACGGTCTGCGTCCCGGCCGCTACTGGGTGACCGACGACGGGCTCGTCGTGCTGTCGTCCGAGGTGGGCGTGCTGGACATCGACCCGGCGAAGGTGGTCCGCAAGGGCCGGCTCCAGCCCGGCAAGATGTTCCTCGTCGACACCGCCGAGCACCGGATCATCGAGGACGACGAGATCAAGGCCGGCCTCGCCGCCGAAGCCCCCTACCAGGAGTGGCTGGAAGCCGGCGAGATCGAGCTGGAGGACCTGCCCGAGCGTGAGCACATCGTGCACACGCACGCCTCGGTCACGCGCCGCCAGCAGACCTTCGGCTACACCGAGGAAGAGCTGCGCGTCATCCTCGCCCCGATGGCCCGCACCGGTGGCGAGCCCCTCGGCTCCATGGGCACGGACTCTCCCATCGCGGCGCTGTCCGAGCGGCCCCGGCTGCTCTTCGACTACTTCACCCAGCTCTTCGCGCAGGTCACGAACCCGCCGCTGGACGCCATCCGCGAGGAGCTCGTCACCTCGCTGCGCTCCTCGCTCGGCCCCCAGGGCAACATCCTGGAGCCGACCGCCGCGACCTGCCGCAACGTGACGCTGCCGTTCCCGGTGATCGACAACGACGAGCTGGCCAAGCTCATACACATCAACGCCGACGGCGACATGCCGGGCATGACGGCCGCCACGCTGTCCGGTCTCTACCGTGTCAGCGGCGGCGGCGACGCACTGGCCGCCCGCATCGAGGAGATCTGCGCCGAGGCCGACGCCGCCATCGAGGCCGGCGCCCGCCTGATCGTGCTCTCCGACCGGCACTCGGACGCCGAGCACGCGCCGATCCCGTCGCTGCTGCTCACCTCCGCCGTGCACCACCACCTCATCCGTACGAAGCAGCGCACCCAGGTGGGGCTGCTCGTCGAGGCCGGCGACGTCCGCGAGGTGCACCACGTCGCGCTGCTCATCGGTTTCGGCGCCGCCGCCGTCAACCCGTACCTGGCCATGGAGTCCGTCGAGGACCTGGTCCGCGCGGGCACCTTCATCGAGGGCGCCGAGCCCGAGCAGGCCATCCGGAACCTGATCTACGCGCTCGGCAAGGGCGTCCTGAAGGTCATGTCCAAGATGGGCATCTCGACCGTCGCCTCCTACCGGGGCGCGCAGGTCTTCGAGGCCGTCGGCCTGGACGAGGCGTTCGTCGAGAAGTACTTCAACGGCACCGCGACCAAGATCGGCGGCGCCGGTCTCGACGTCGTCGCCAAGGAGGTCGCCGCCCGGCACGCCAAGGCGTACCCGGCCTCCGGCATCGCCGCGTCGCACCGCGCGCTGGAGATCGGCGGCGAGTACCAGTGGCGCCGCGAGGGCGAGCCGCACCTGTTCGACCCGGAGACGGTCTTCCGCCTCCAGCACGCGACGCGGGGCCGCCGGTACGACATCTTCAAGCAGTACACGGACCGGGTGAACGAGCAGTCCGAGCGGCTGATGACGCTGCGTGGGCTCTTCGGCTTCAAGAGCGGGCGTACGCCGATCTCGATCGACGAGGTCGAGCCCGTCTCCGAGATCGTCAAGCGCTTCTCCACCGGCGCCATGTCGTACGGCTCCATCTCCCAGGAGGCGCACGAGACCCTCGCCATCGCCATGAACCAGCTGGGCGGCAAGTCCAACACCGGTGAGGGCGGCGAGGACGCCGAGCGGCTGTACGACCCGGCGCGGCGCTCCAGCATCAAGCAGGTCGCCTCCGGCCGCTTCGGCGTGACGAGCGAGTACCTGGTCAACGCCGACGACATCCAGATCAAGATGGCGCAGGGCGCGAAGCCCGGCGAGGGCGGCCAGCTGCCCGGCCACAAGGTCTACCCGTGGGTCGCCAAGACGCGGCACTCGACGCCGGGCGTGGGCCTCATCTCGCCGCCGCCGCACCACGACATCTACTCCATCGAGGACCTGGCTCAGCTGATCCACGACCTCAAGAACGCCAACCCGGCCGCGCGCATCCACGTGAAGCTCGTGTCCGAGGTCGGCGTCGGCACGGTCGCCGCGGGTGTGTCCAAGGCGCACGCCGACGTGGTGCTGATCTCCGGCCACGACGGTGGCACGGGTGCCTCGCCGCTGACCTCGCTCAAGCACGCGGGCGGACCCTGGGAGCTCGGCCTCGCCGAGACCCAGCAGACGCTGCTGCTCAACGGGCTGCGCGACCGCATCGTCGTGCAGACCGACGGCCAGCTGAAGACCGGCCGCGACGTCATCATCGCCGCGCTGCTCGGCGCCGAGGAGTTCGGTTTCGCGACCGCGCCGCTCGTCGTCTCCGGCTGCGTCATGATGCGCGTCTGCCACCTGGACACCTGCCCGGTCGGCATCGCCACGCAGAACCCGGTCCTGCGCGACCGGTTCTCCGGCAAGGCCGAGTACGTCGTCAACTTCTTCCAGTTCATCGCGGAGGAAGTGCGCGAGCTCCTGGCCGAGCTCGGTTTCCGTACGCTCGAAGAGGCCGTCGGCCACGCCGAGCTGCTCGACACCGACGCGGCCGTGGACCACTGGAAGGCGCAGGGTCTCGACCTGGAGCCGCTCTTCTACGTGCCCGAGCTGCCGGAAGGCGCGGTGCGCCACCAGGTCACGACCCAGGACCACGCGCTGGAGAAGGCGCTCGACAACGAGCTGATCAAGCTCGCCGCCGACGCCCTGGCCGTGGACAGCGCAGAGGCCGCAGGACCGGTCCGCGCGCAGGTCGCGATCCGCAACATCAACCGGACCGTGGGCACGATGCTCGGTCACGAGGTGACGAAGAAGTTCGGCGGGGCCGGTCTGCCCGACGACACCATCGACATCACCTTCACCGGCTCGGCCGGTCAGTCCTTCGGCGCCTTCGTGCCGCGCGGCGTGACGCTGCGCCTCGAAGGCGACGCCAACGACTACGTGGGCAAGGGCCTTTCGGGCGGCCGGATCATCGTCCGTCCCGACCGGGGCGCCGACCACCTGGCCGAGTACTCGACGATCGCGGGCAACACCATCGCGTACGGCGCCACGAGCGGCGAGCTCTTCCTGCGCGGCCGGACGGGCGAGCGCTTCTGCGTCCGCAACTCCGGCGCCACGGTGGTCTCGGAGGGCGTGGGCGACCACGGCTGCGAGTACATGACCGGCGGTCGCGCGGTGGTGCTGGGCGAGACCGGGCGCAACTTCGCGGCCGGCATGTCGGGTGGCGTCGCGTACGTCATCGACCTCGACCCGGACAACGTCAACTCCGGCAACGCCGGGGCGGTCGAGGCGCTCGACGACACCGACAAGCTGTGGCTGCACGATGTGGTGCGCCGCCACGAGGAGGAGACCGGGTCCACGGTCGCCTCGAAGCTGCTGGCCGAGTGGGACACCGCCGTGGCCCGCTTCAGCAAGATCATCCCGTCCACGTACAAGGCAGTGCTCGCCGCCAAGGACGCCGCTGAGCTCGCCGGTCTCTCCGAGCAGGAGACCACCGAGAAGATGATGGAGGCGGCGACCAATGGCTGA
- a CDS encoding glutamate synthase subunit beta — protein sequence MADPKGFLTTGREVAKTRPAGERVKDWNEVYVPGSLLPIISKQAGRCMDCGIPFCHNGCPLGNLIPEWNDYAYREDWAAASERLHATNNFPEFTGRLCPAPCESACVLGINQPAVTIKNVEVSIIDKAWGNGDVTPQPPERLSGKTVAVIGSGPAGLAAAQQLTRAGHTVAVYERADRIGGLLRYGIPEFKMEKVHINRRIEQMRAEGTKFRTEVEIGRDIDAAKLRRRYDAVVIAAGATVSRDLPVPGRELNGIHFAMEYLPLANKVQEGDLTVSPITAEGKHVVVIGGGDTGADCVGTAHRQGAASVTQLEIMPKPGEERNANQPWPTFPMLYKVTSAHEEGGERVYSVSTTHFEGDEDGNVQFLHLVEVEFKDGKLEQKAGTERKIPAQLVTLAMGFTGTDQENGLVQQFGLELDARGNVARDGQYATNVDGVFVAGDAGRGQSLIVWAIAEGRSAARGVDRFLTGTSELPAPVQPTDRALTV from the coding sequence ATGGCTGACCCCAAGGGCTTCCTGACCACCGGCCGCGAGGTCGCCAAGACCCGTCCCGCCGGTGAGCGCGTCAAGGACTGGAACGAGGTCTACGTTCCCGGCTCCCTGCTGCCGATCATCAGCAAGCAGGCCGGGCGCTGCATGGACTGCGGCATCCCGTTCTGTCACAACGGCTGTCCGCTCGGAAACCTCATCCCCGAGTGGAACGACTACGCCTACCGCGAGGACTGGGCGGCCGCTTCCGAGCGGCTGCACGCCACGAACAACTTCCCGGAGTTCACCGGGCGGCTGTGCCCGGCTCCCTGCGAGTCGGCGTGCGTGCTCGGCATCAACCAGCCGGCCGTCACCATCAAGAACGTCGAGGTCTCGATCATCGACAAGGCGTGGGGCAACGGCGACGTCACGCCGCAGCCGCCGGAGCGCCTGTCGGGCAAGACCGTCGCCGTCATCGGATCGGGCCCGGCGGGTCTCGCCGCCGCCCAGCAGCTGACCCGGGCCGGCCACACGGTCGCGGTGTACGAGCGCGCCGACCGCATCGGCGGACTGCTGCGCTACGGCATCCCCGAGTTCAAGATGGAGAAGGTGCACATCAACCGCCGCATCGAGCAGATGCGCGCGGAGGGCACCAAGTTCCGTACCGAGGTCGAGATCGGCCGCGACATCGACGCCGCGAAGCTGCGGCGCCGGTACGACGCGGTGGTCATCGCCGCCGGTGCGACGGTCTCCCGTGACCTGCCCGTGCCGGGCCGCGAGCTCAACGGCATCCACTTCGCGATGGAGTACCTGCCGCTCGCCAACAAGGTGCAGGAGGGCGACCTGACGGTCTCCCCGATCACCGCCGAGGGCAAGCACGTCGTGGTCATCGGCGGCGGCGACACCGGCGCGGACTGCGTGGGCACCGCCCACCGCCAGGGCGCGGCGTCCGTCACGCAGCTGGAGATCATGCCGAAGCCGGGCGAGGAGCGTAACGCCAACCAGCCGTGGCCGACGTTCCCGATGCTCTACAAGGTCACCTCCGCGCACGAGGAGGGCGGCGAGCGGGTCTACTCCGTCTCGACCACCCACTTCGAGGGCGACGAGGACGGCAACGTCCAGTTCCTGCACCTCGTCGAGGTGGAGTTCAAGGACGGCAAGCTGGAGCAGAAGGCCGGTACGGAGCGGAAGATCCCCGCGCAGCTGGTCACGCTGGCCATGGGCTTCACGGGCACGGACCAGGAGAACGGTCTGGTCCAGCAGTTCGGCCTGGAGCTCGACGCGCGTGGCAACGTCGCGCGCGACGGGCAGTACGCTACGAACGTCGACGGCGTCTTCGTCGCCGGTGACGCGGGCCGTGGTCAGTCGCTCATCGTGTGGGCGATCGCCGAGGGCCGCTCGGCTGCCCGTGGCGTGGACCGGTTCCTGACCGGCACGAGCGAGCTGCCGGCCCCGGTGCAGCCCACGGACCGTGCGCTGACTGTCTGA